From Providencia sp. R33, a single genomic window includes:
- the adhE gene encoding bifunctional acetaldehyde-CoA/alcohol dehydrogenase: MSVTNVTELNELVARVKKAQREFASFSQEKVDEIFRAAALAAADARIPLAKLAVEESGMGIIEDKVIKNHFASEYIYNAYKDEKTCGVLSEDPTFGTITIAEPIGIICGIVPTTNPTSTAIFKSLISLKTRNAIIFSPHPRAKVATNRAAEIVLNAAIAAGAPKDIIGWIDSPSVELSNALMHHPDVNLILATGGPGMVKAAYSSGKPAIGVGAGNTPVVIDETADIKRAVASILMSKTFDNGVICASEQSVVVVDEIYNQVRERFANHGGYLLQGKELKAVQDIILKNGNLNAAIVGQPAYKIAEMAGITVPVNTKILIGEVKLIDESEPFAHEKLSPLLAMYRGKNFEDAVSKAEQLVEMGGIGHTSCLYTDQDNEHERVNYFGQKMKTARILINTPASQGGIGDLYNFKLAPSLTLGCGSWGGNSISENVGPKHLINTKTVAKRAENMLWHKLPNSIYFRRGCLPIALEEIATDGAKRAFIVTDGYLFNNGYVDEVVNVLKKHHIETDVFFEVEADPTLTVVRKGAAQMQAFQPDVIIALGGGSPMDAAKIMWVMYEHPETHFEELALRFMDIRKRIHRFPKMGVKAKLVAITTTSGTGSEVTPFAVVTDDKTGQKYPLADYALTPNMAIVDANLVMNMPKSLTAFGGLDAVTHALEAYVSVLANEFTDGQALKALSLLKDYLPASYHEGAKNPVARERVHNGATLAGIAFANAFLGVCHSMAHKLGSEFHIPHGLANALLICNVIRFNANDNPTKQTAFSQYDRPHARRQYAEIADHLGLTNPDDRTGVKIEKLLAWLDEIKADLGIPKSIRETGVAEADFLARVDKLSEDAFDDQCTGANPRYPLISEIKQLLLDSYYGRDFVENTGAPSAEIKVEKKVVEKKAATKKATEKKISKK; this comes from the coding sequence ATGTCCGTAACTAACGTTACCGAACTCAATGAACTCGTTGCTCGTGTCAAAAAAGCTCAACGCGAATTCGCTAGTTTTTCGCAAGAAAAAGTAGATGAAATATTCCGTGCTGCTGCCCTTGCTGCCGCTGATGCGCGTATCCCTCTAGCAAAACTCGCTGTAGAAGAGTCTGGAATGGGTATTATTGAAGATAAAGTGATCAAAAACCACTTTGCTTCAGAATATATCTATAATGCATATAAAGACGAAAAGACCTGCGGTGTACTTTCTGAAGACCCAACATTCGGCACAATTACAATCGCAGAACCTATTGGGATTATCTGCGGTATTGTCCCAACCACGAACCCAACATCAACAGCGATATTTAAATCCCTGATCAGCTTAAAAACCCGTAATGCCATTATCTTTTCTCCACATCCTCGTGCAAAAGTAGCAACTAACCGCGCAGCTGAAATTGTGCTTAATGCCGCTATCGCAGCAGGTGCACCAAAAGATATTATTGGTTGGATTGACTCACCATCCGTTGAGTTGTCCAACGCATTAATGCATCACCCTGATGTTAACCTGATCTTAGCGACAGGTGGCCCAGGCATGGTGAAAGCCGCATACAGCTCAGGTAAACCTGCTATTGGTGTCGGTGCGGGTAATACCCCTGTTGTTATTGATGAAACTGCAGATATTAAACGCGCTGTGGCCTCTATTTTAATGTCCAAAACCTTTGATAACGGCGTTATCTGTGCATCTGAGCAGTCTGTTGTTGTTGTTGATGAAATCTATAACCAAGTACGCGAACGTTTTGCAAATCATGGTGGTTACTTACTGCAAGGTAAAGAGCTCAAAGCTGTTCAAGATATCATATTGAAAAATGGTAACCTGAATGCGGCTATCGTCGGCCAACCTGCTTATAAAATCGCTGAAATGGCTGGCATCACTGTACCAGTGAATACAAAAATTTTAATTGGTGAAGTGAAACTGATTGATGAATCAGAACCTTTTGCCCATGAAAAATTGTCTCCACTGTTAGCGATGTACCGTGGCAAAAACTTTGAAGATGCGGTGTCAAAAGCGGAACAATTGGTTGAGATGGGCGGTATTGGTCATACATCTTGTTTATATACAGACCAAGATAACGAACATGAACGTGTGAATTATTTCGGCCAAAAAATGAAAACAGCTCGTATACTGATCAACACCCCTGCTTCTCAAGGCGGGATTGGTGACTTGTATAACTTTAAATTAGCCCCTTCTCTCACACTCGGCTGCGGTTCTTGGGGTGGTAACTCCATCTCTGAAAACGTTGGCCCTAAACATTTGATTAACACCAAAACTGTGGCGAAGAGAGCTGAAAATATGTTGTGGCATAAACTTCCAAATTCAATCTACTTCCGCCGTGGCTGTTTACCTATTGCCCTCGAAGAGATTGCAACTGACGGCGCAAAACGTGCATTTATCGTTACCGATGGCTACTTATTTAATAATGGCTATGTGGATGAAGTGGTTAATGTTCTCAAAAAACACCATATTGAAACTGATGTTTTCTTTGAAGTTGAAGCCGACCCAACGTTAACAGTTGTTCGCAAAGGTGCGGCACAAATGCAAGCTTTCCAACCTGATGTCATTATCGCATTAGGTGGCGGTTCCCCAATGGATGCGGCGAAAATCATGTGGGTTATGTATGAGCACCCTGAAACGCATTTTGAAGAACTGGCATTACGCTTTATGGATATCCGTAAACGTATTCACCGTTTCCCTAAAATGGGCGTGAAAGCAAAATTAGTGGCTATCACAACCACATCAGGTACAGGTTCTGAAGTCACACCATTTGCAGTTGTAACCGATGATAAAACAGGGCAAAAATACCCATTAGCCGACTATGCATTAACGCCAAATATGGCAATTGTCGATGCTAACCTTGTAATGAACATGCCAAAATCATTAACTGCTTTTGGTGGTTTAGATGCGGTCACCCACGCATTAGAAGCTTATGTCTCTGTGTTAGCCAATGAGTTTACCGATGGTCAAGCATTGAAAGCACTAAGCTTATTAAAAGATTATCTGCCAGCGAGTTATCATGAAGGTGCCAAAAACCCAGTAGCACGGGAACGTGTACACAATGGTGCAACCTTAGCGGGTATTGCCTTTGCTAACGCTTTCTTGGGTGTATGTCACTCAATGGCACACAAACTTGGCTCTGAGTTCCATATTCCTCACGGTCTTGCGAATGCGCTATTAATTTGCAACGTTATTCGTTTCAATGCGAACGATAACCCAACCAAACAGACTGCATTCAGTCAATACGACCGCCCTCATGCACGTCGTCAATATGCTGAAATTGCCGATCATCTCGGTCTAACAAATCCAGATGACCGTACGGGTGTTAAAATTGAGAAGCTATTAGCGTGGTTAGATGAAATTAAAGCTGACTTAGGTATTCCTAAATCCATCCGTGAAACAGGTGTTGCTGAAGCTGATTTCTTGGCGCGGGTAGATAAGCTATCTGAAGATGCTTTCGATGACCAATGTACTGGTGCAAACCCACGTTACCCATTAATCTCTGAAATCAAACAGCTCTTACTAGACTCTTATTATGGCCGTGATTTTGTGGAGAATACTGGTGCACCATCTGCTGAAATTAAAGTAGAAAAGAAAGTTGTTGAAAAAAAAGCAGCAACTAAAAAAGCAACAGAGAAGAAAATATCTAAAAAATAA
- a CDS encoding YchE family NAAT transporter, whose amino-acid sequence MSAALLDLSGYIKFFIGLFALVNPVGILPVFISMTNYQSNAGRNKTNTIANTSVAIILCTSLLIGDSILQLFGISIDSFRIAGGILIVTIAMSMISGKIGEDKQNKQEKTETAVRDSIGVVPLALPLMAGPGAISSCIVWSSRWHGWQNFLGLALTSIFFAFCCWLLFRSASLLVRYLGQTGINVVTRIMGLLLMSLGIEFIVTGVKALFPGLL is encoded by the coding sequence GTGAGCGCCGCATTACTTGATTTATCGGGCTATATTAAGTTTTTTATTGGTTTGTTTGCATTGGTAAACCCTGTGGGGATTTTACCTGTGTTTATCAGTATGACTAACTATCAAAGTAATGCAGGGAGGAATAAAACCAATACTATTGCGAATACTTCCGTTGCTATTATTTTATGTACCTCATTATTAATTGGCGATTCAATCTTACAATTATTTGGGATTTCTATTGATTCGTTCCGTATTGCAGGGGGGATATTGATTGTCACCATTGCGATGTCGATGATCAGTGGGAAAATAGGTGAAGATAAACAGAATAAACAAGAAAAAACAGAAACTGCTGTTCGTGACAGTATCGGTGTTGTGCCCTTAGCATTACCGCTGATGGCAGGACCGGGGGCAATAAGTTCTTGTATTGTTTGGTCCTCAAGGTGGCACGGTTGGCAGAATTTCTTGGGGTTAGCTCTAACCAGTATTTTCTTTGCATTTTGTTGTTGGTTATTGTTTCGCTCAGCCTCGTTATTAGTGCGTTATTTAGGGCAAACAGGGATCAACGTTGTCACACGGATCATGGGGTTATTACTGATGTCCCTTGGCATCGAATTTATCGTCACTGGTGTGAAAGCACTCTTCCCCGGTTTACTCTAA
- a CDS encoding ABC transporter substrate-binding protein has product MIRTAMGLGALSLFLTASSMSANLVKPVQSIVINNGSEVASLDPHKVEGVPESNIILNLLEGLVYTDVDGKVTPGVAKNWVNDNYITWVFTLREDAKWSDGTPVTAEDFVYSWQRLADPATGSPYSSYLQNAYILNADDILAGKKPVNELGVKALDPHHLQVTLSHPVPYLVDMLSHTAMKPVHKQTIEKYGDKWTQPQNFVGNGAYLLDKWVVNERIVVKRNPLYWNNAQSQIDQATFLAITSEVSDINRYRSGETDISNSAIPPALYQKMKQEKPNELYVRPYLCTFYYEINNKRPPFNDPRVREAIKLGLDRETITNKIINQGQTVAYGFTPTFINNGNFVAPQWASLPAEQRYQRARELLAQAGYTKENPLQFSLLYNTSDQNKQQAIVAASMWQKNIGAKVTLQNQEWKTSLQSRHEGQYDVARATWCADYNEPTAFLNMMLTDNSNNTGFYSNTAFDALLIQALTAPNEQARHQIYQQAEALLDKDSALVPVYYRVSARMVKPTVGGFKGKDPLDYMDIKRLYISEPNK; this is encoded by the coding sequence ATGATAAGAACGGCAATGGGGTTGGGAGCACTGTCATTATTTCTTACGGCATCATCAATGAGTGCCAATCTCGTTAAACCTGTACAATCAATTGTGATTAACAATGGTTCAGAAGTGGCTTCCCTAGACCCTCACAAAGTGGAAGGGGTTCCTGAAAGTAATATTATTTTAAATTTGTTAGAAGGCCTAGTTTATACCGATGTCGATGGGAAAGTGACACCGGGTGTGGCAAAAAACTGGGTAAATGATAATTACATTACATGGGTTTTTACACTCAGAGAAGATGCAAAATGGAGTGATGGAACCCCTGTCACGGCAGAAGATTTTGTCTATAGTTGGCAACGGCTTGCGGACCCAGCAACTGGCTCACCTTATTCAAGTTACCTGCAAAATGCCTATATTTTAAATGCGGATGACATTCTGGCAGGTAAAAAGCCTGTCAATGAACTTGGCGTAAAAGCCTTAGATCCTCACCATTTACAAGTCACATTGAGCCACCCTGTGCCTTATCTTGTCGATATGTTATCCCATACCGCTATGAAACCTGTACATAAACAAACAATTGAAAAATATGGTGATAAATGGACTCAACCACAAAACTTTGTGGGTAATGGGGCATATTTACTTGATAAGTGGGTGGTTAACGAGCGCATTGTGGTAAAACGTAACCCGTTATATTGGAATAACGCGCAGAGCCAGATAGACCAAGCGACATTCCTTGCTATTACGTCAGAAGTCAGTGATATCAACCGCTATCGCAGTGGTGAAACCGATATTAGCAATTCCGCTATTCCGCCTGCGCTTTATCAAAAAATGAAGCAAGAAAAGCCCAATGAGCTATATGTAAGACCTTATTTGTGTACCTTTTATTATGAAATTAATAATAAACGCCCACCGTTTAATGACCCGCGAGTCAGGGAAGCAATCAAATTAGGGTTAGATAGAGAAACTATTACGAATAAAATCATCAACCAAGGCCAAACTGTGGCTTACGGTTTTACACCAACGTTTATTAATAATGGAAATTTTGTTGCTCCGCAGTGGGCTAGTTTACCCGCTGAACAGCGTTATCAACGGGCGAGAGAATTATTGGCACAAGCGGGTTATACCAAAGAGAATCCTCTGCAATTTTCGTTGTTATACAACACGTCAGATCAAAATAAACAGCAAGCTATTGTGGCCGCTTCTATGTGGCAAAAAAACATTGGCGCTAAAGTTACACTGCAAAATCAGGAATGGAAAACGTCCTTACAAAGCCGCCATGAAGGGCAATACGATGTTGCAAGGGCAACGTGGTGTGCCGATTACAATGAACCAACGGCATTTTTAAATATGATGTTAACGGACAATAGCAATAATACGGGTTTTTATTCAAACACTGCATTTGATGCATTGCTTATACAAGCATTAACTGCGCCAAATGAACAAGCGCGTCATCAGATTTATCAACAAGCTGAAGCTTTGCTAGACAAGGACTCTGCGTTAGTTCCTGTCTATTATCGTGTCAGCGCACGTATGGTAAAACCCACCGTTGGTGGATTTAAAGGTAAAGACCCCCTTGATTATATGGATATTAAACGGTTATATATAAGTGAACCTAATAAATAA
- the oppA gene encoding oligopeptide ABC transporter substrate-binding protein OppA, translated as MGSIATSFAATVPAGVELAEKQVMVRNNGSEPQSLDPHKIEGVPESALARDLFEGITIVGPDGEILPGSATSWENKDFTEWTFKIRDGAKWSNGDPVTAEDFVYSWQRLADPDTASPYASYLQYAHIKNVDDIIAGKKKPQELGVKALDDKTLVISLSEAVPYIPKLLAHSSMSPVNKKVIEKNGAKWTQPQNFVGNGAYKLKDWTVNERIVLERSPTYWDNANTVIDQVTFLPISSEVTDVNRYRSGEIDMTYSNLPIEQFKSLQQNMPNELRVSPYLCIYYYEINNEKPPFNDPRVREALKLSMDRDTITYKVKAQGDIPAYGFTPPFTSGMKTEKPDWYANMTQEQRNEKAKQLLEEAGYNKANPLKFNLLYNTSDLHKRIAIAASSMWKKNIGADVKLENQEWKTFLDSRHQGNYDVARAGWCADYNEPSSFLNMLLSYSSNNTVHYKNTDFDAVMKKTLQVKTDEERAALYQQAEKLLDKDSGIVPLYYYVNTRLVKPYVGGYSGKDPLDNLHTKDLYIIKH; from the coding sequence ATGGGGTCAATAGCAACCAGTTTTGCTGCGACGGTTCCAGCAGGCGTTGAACTTGCTGAAAAACAAGTGATGGTGAGAAATAACGGCTCAGAACCACAATCTTTAGATCCACACAAAATTGAAGGTGTGCCTGAATCCGCTTTAGCAAGGGATCTATTTGAAGGCATTACCATTGTTGGACCAGATGGAGAAATTTTACCTGGCTCAGCAACTAGCTGGGAAAACAAAGATTTTACCGAATGGACGTTTAAAATTCGCGATGGGGCAAAATGGTCAAATGGTGACCCTGTCACGGCAGAAGACTTCGTTTACAGCTGGCAGCGCTTAGCAGACCCAGATACCGCATCGCCATATGCAAGTTACCTACAATATGCTCATATCAAAAATGTTGACGACATTATTGCCGGCAAGAAAAAACCGCAAGAACTAGGTGTTAAAGCCCTTGATGATAAAACATTAGTGATCTCCCTTAGCGAAGCTGTGCCTTATATTCCTAAATTATTAGCGCACTCATCCATGTCGCCAGTGAACAAAAAAGTGATTGAAAAAAATGGTGCGAAATGGACACAACCTCAAAATTTTGTCGGTAACGGTGCGTATAAACTGAAAGATTGGACCGTTAACGAGCGTATTGTATTAGAGCGCAGCCCAACTTACTGGGACAATGCAAATACCGTTATTGACCAAGTGACGTTCCTGCCAATTTCCTCTGAAGTAACTGATGTAAACCGCTACCGAAGTGGTGAAATTGATATGACGTACAGTAACTTACCGATTGAGCAGTTTAAAAGCTTACAACAAAATATGCCCAATGAGTTACGTGTAAGTCCTTATCTGTGTATTTACTACTATGAAATTAATAACGAAAAACCACCATTTAACGACCCGCGTGTTCGTGAAGCGTTAAAACTGTCAATGGACAGAGACACGATTACCTATAAAGTAAAAGCGCAAGGGGATATCCCTGCTTATGGCTTTACTCCACCATTCACCAGCGGTATGAAAACTGAGAAACCAGACTGGTACGCCAATATGACTCAGGAACAGCGCAATGAAAAAGCCAAACAATTGTTGGAAGAAGCGGGTTATAACAAAGCAAATCCATTAAAATTCAACTTATTATATAACACTTCAGACTTACATAAACGTATTGCGATTGCCGCGTCTTCTATGTGGAAGAAAAACATTGGTGCAGACGTTAAACTGGAAAACCAAGAGTGGAAAACCTTCTTGGATAGCCGTCATCAAGGTAATTATGATGTAGCCCGTGCAGGATGGTGCGCAGATTATAACGAACCTTCTTCATTCCTGAATATGCTGCTTTCTTACAGCAGTAATAATACTGTTCACTATAAAAACACGGACTTTGACGCTGTAATGAAGAAAACATTACAGGTGAAAACGGACGAAGAACGTGCAGCTTTATATCAACAAGCTGAAAAATTACTCGATAAAGACTCAGGAATTGTTCCGCTTTACTACTACGTTAACACCCGTTTGGTGAAACCGTATGTGGGTGGTTATAGCGGCAAAGACCCATTAGATAACTTACATACTAAAGATTTGTATATTATCAAACACTAA
- the oppB gene encoding oligopeptide ABC transporter permease OppB: MLKFILRRVLEAIPTLLILITISFFMMRLAPGSPFTGERKLPPEVMANIEAKYHLNDPMYKQYFNYLIQLSQGDFGPSFKYKDYSVNDLVAKAFPVSAKLGATAFVVAVLFGVTAGVIAALNQNTKWDFTVMGFAMTGVVIPSFVVAPLLVLIFAIHLKWLPGGGWDGGNLKHMILPMVALSLAYIASISRITRGSMIEIMHSNFIRTARAKGLPLRTIILRHALKPALLPVLSYMGPAFVGIITGSMVIETIFGLPGIGQLFVNGALNRDYSLVLSLTILVGILTITFNAIVDVLYAVIDPKIRY; the protein is encoded by the coding sequence ATGCTGAAATTTATTTTGCGTCGGGTGCTTGAGGCGATCCCGACTCTTTTAATTCTCATTACCATTTCATTTTTCATGATGCGCTTAGCGCCAGGTAGCCCGTTTACGGGTGAACGTAAGTTACCGCCTGAGGTCATGGCAAATATTGAAGCCAAATACCATTTAAATGACCCAATGTATAAGCAGTACTTCAACTACCTTATTCAACTCTCACAAGGTGATTTTGGGCCTTCATTTAAATATAAAGACTATAGCGTCAACGACTTAGTGGCGAAGGCGTTCCCAGTTTCTGCAAAACTAGGGGCAACTGCCTTTGTGGTCGCCGTTTTATTTGGTGTCACGGCAGGAGTCATCGCTGCCCTTAATCAAAATACTAAATGGGACTTTACAGTCATGGGGTTTGCCATGACGGGGGTTGTCATCCCAAGCTTTGTTGTAGCACCACTTTTGGTGCTGATATTTGCCATTCATTTGAAATGGCTCCCCGGTGGTGGCTGGGACGGTGGTAATTTGAAACATATGATCTTGCCAATGGTGGCATTGTCATTAGCCTATATTGCTAGTATTTCCCGTATTACTCGCGGCTCAATGATAGAAATTATGCATTCAAACTTTATCCGTACTGCACGTGCTAAAGGTTTACCGCTAAGAACTATCATTCTACGCCATGCATTAAAACCGGCGTTGCTCCCAGTGCTTTCCTATATGGGGCCCGCATTTGTGGGAATTATCACTGGCTCGATGGTGATTGAAACTATTTTTGGTTTGCCGGGAATTGGTCAGTTGTTCGTTAATGGCGCGCTTAACCGTGATTATTCCTTGGTACTGAGCTTAACCATTTTAGTTGGGATATTAACCATTACATTTAATGCTATTGTCGATGTGCTGTATGCCGTCATCGACCCGAAAATTCGCTACTAA
- the oppC gene encoding oligopeptide ABC transporter permease OppC: MISNQKNSEALANFSEQLDIEGRSLWQDARRRFMHNRAAIFSLCVLFLITLFVIFAPMLSPFLYDDTDWEMMSMPPDMATGHYFGTDASGRDLLVRVAIGGRISLMVGVAAALVAVVVGTLYGSLAGYVGGKVDSIMMRLLEILNSFPFMFFVILLVTLFGTNILLIFVAIGMVSWLDMARIVRGQTLGLKRKEFIEAALVCGVSTRHIILRHIVPNVLGVVVVYASLLVPSMILFESFLSFLGLGTQEPLSSWGALLSDGANSMEVTPWLLLIPAGFLVITLFCFNFIGDGLRDALDPKDR, encoded by the coding sequence ATGATTTCGAATCAAAAAAATAGTGAAGCTCTGGCGAATTTTTCAGAGCAATTGGATATTGAAGGGCGCAGTTTATGGCAAGATGCACGTCGCCGTTTTATGCATAACCGCGCCGCGATTTTTAGCCTATGTGTGTTGTTTTTAATCACGTTGTTTGTGATTTTTGCACCGATGCTATCGCCATTTTTATATGACGATACTGATTGGGAGATGATGTCCATGCCGCCAGATATGGCGACAGGTCATTATTTTGGTACCGATGCCTCAGGGCGTGACTTGTTAGTGCGTGTCGCAATTGGTGGACGCATTTCGCTGATGGTCGGTGTTGCTGCTGCGCTGGTGGCGGTGGTGGTTGGGACATTATATGGCTCACTGGCAGGCTATGTGGGTGGCAAAGTTGACTCAATCATGATGCGCTTATTGGAAATTTTAAATTCATTTCCATTTATGTTCTTCGTTATCCTTTTAGTGACCTTATTTGGCACCAATATCTTATTGATTTTCGTCGCAATTGGGATGGTGTCTTGGTTGGATATGGCGCGTATTGTACGTGGACAAACGCTGGGGTTAAAACGCAAAGAGTTTATTGAAGCGGCATTAGTTTGCGGGGTGAGCACACGGCATATTATTTTACGCCATATCGTGCCAAACGTGTTGGGTGTGGTGGTGGTGTACGCATCGTTATTAGTACCAAGCATGATTTTGTTTGAATCATTTCTCAGCTTTTTGGGTCTAGGGACACAAGAGCCGCTTAGCAGCTGGGGCGCTTTACTCAGTGATGGGGCAAACTCAATGGAAGTGACACCGTGGTTATTATTGATCCCAGCTGGTTTTCTGGTTATCACGCTGTTTTGTTTTAACTTTATCGGCGATGGCTTACGTGATGCCCTCGACCCGAAAGACCGCTAG
- a CDS encoding ABC transporter ATP-binding protein translates to MSINSTKSPLLSVKDLSVTFSTQDGDVTAVNKLNFDLRAGETLGIVGESGSGKSQTAFALMGLLAKNGRINGSAMFNGREILNLKEKELNRMRAEEISMIFQDPMTSLNPYLKIGTQLSEVLMLHKGMGKSEAFEASVKMLDAVKMPEARKRMNMYPHEFSGGMRQRVMIAMALLCQPKLLIADEPTTALDVTVQAQIMTLLNELKDEFDTAIILITHDLGVVAGVCDKVLVMYAGRTMEYGTAKDIFYQPSHPYSLGLLAAVPRLDGDDESLATIPGNPPNLLRLPKGCPFSPRCQYATQQCVESEPALSSFAQTRLRACFKPMEELV, encoded by the coding sequence ATGTCAATAAATTCAACTAAAAGCCCTCTATTATCGGTTAAAGATTTGAGTGTAACTTTCTCCACTCAAGATGGCGATGTTACGGCGGTCAATAAACTCAACTTTGACTTACGAGCCGGCGAAACCTTGGGGATTGTCGGGGAGTCGGGTTCAGGGAAGTCACAAACCGCATTTGCGTTAATGGGGCTTCTTGCAAAAAATGGCCGAATCAATGGCTCAGCGATGTTTAATGGTCGTGAAATTCTTAATTTAAAAGAAAAAGAATTAAATCGGATGCGGGCAGAAGAAATTTCGATGATCTTCCAAGACCCAATGACGTCATTGAATCCTTATTTAAAAATTGGTACGCAACTATCTGAAGTGCTGATGCTCCATAAGGGAATGGGGAAAAGTGAGGCATTTGAAGCTTCAGTGAAAATGTTGGATGCGGTCAAAATGCCAGAAGCGCGTAAGCGCATGAATATGTATCCCCATGAATTTTCAGGTGGAATGCGCCAGCGGGTGATGATTGCTATGGCACTACTGTGCCAACCAAAATTACTGATTGCGGATGAACCCACAACGGCGTTAGATGTGACAGTACAAGCGCAAATCATGACGTTGCTGAATGAACTGAAAGATGAGTTTGATACGGCGATTATTTTGATCACTCATGACCTTGGTGTTGTGGCGGGTGTTTGTGACAAAGTGTTGGTGATGTATGCGGGACGTACCATGGAGTATGGCACTGCAAAAGATATCTTTTATCAGCCATCCCACCCGTATTCTCTGGGGCTGCTAGCGGCGGTTCCACGGCTTGATGGGGATGATGAAAGCCTGGCAACCATACCGGGTAACCCGCCAAATTTATTAAGGTTACCAAAAGGTTGCCCATTTTCACCGCGTTGCCAATATGCAACCCAACAATGTGTAGAGAGTGAACCTGCCTTGTCTTCTTTCGCTCAAACCCGTCTGCGTGCCTGCTTTAAGCCTATGGAGGAATTAGTATGA
- the oppF gene encoding murein tripeptide/oligopeptide ABC transporter ATP binding protein OppF, producing the protein MTTHENRPVLLEVNDLKVHFSIRDKKQWFWQPDKSLKAVDGVTLRLYEGETLGVVGESGCGKSTFARALIGLVKATDGTVSWLGQNLLGKSDKEWRSVRSDIQMIFQDPLASLNPRMTIGDIIAEPLKTYHPKMPQSQITEKVKAMMMRVGLLPNLINRYPHEFSGGQCQRIGIARALILEPKLVICDEPVSALDVSIQAQVVNLLQELQREMKLSLIFIAHDLAVVKHISDRVLVMYLGHAVELGTYDEVYNNPLHPYTRALMSAVPVPDPDKEKNKTIELLEGELPSPINPPSGCVFRTRCPLADEGCAKTRPLLEGSFKHAVSCLKIDPL; encoded by the coding sequence ATGACGACTCATGAAAATAGGCCTGTTTTATTGGAAGTGAATGACTTAAAAGTGCATTTTTCCATTAGGGATAAAAAGCAGTGGTTTTGGCAACCCGATAAAAGTTTAAAAGCGGTAGATGGGGTGACGCTTCGGTTATATGAAGGGGAAACCTTGGGTGTGGTTGGGGAGTCTGGCTGTGGTAAATCCACCTTTGCTCGTGCATTAATCGGTTTAGTCAAAGCAACGGATGGTACGGTCAGCTGGTTAGGTCAAAACCTATTAGGCAAAAGCGATAAAGAATGGCGCAGTGTGCGCAGCGATATCCAAATGATTTTCCAAGATCCATTGGCATCATTGAACCCGCGAATGACCATTGGTGATATTATTGCTGAACCGTTAAAAACCTATCACCCAAAAATGCCACAATCGCAAATCACCGAAAAGGTAAAAGCGATGATGATGCGAGTGGGGTTATTACCAAACTTGATTAACCGCTATCCCCATGAATTCTCTGGGGGGCAGTGCCAGAGAATTGGTATTGCAAGGGCGTTGATATTAGAGCCAAAACTGGTTATTTGTGATGAGCCAGTTTCTGCGCTGGATGTATCTATTCAGGCGCAAGTCGTGAATTTACTGCAAGAATTACAGCGCGAAATGAAATTATCGCTGATATTTATTGCCCATGACTTAGCAGTGGTTAAGCACATTTCGGACCGAGTATTAGTGATGTACTTAGGGCATGCCGTGGAATTAGGTACCTATGATGAGGTCTATAATAACCCGTTGCACCCGTACACTCGCGCACTCATGTCTGCGGTTCCCGTGCCAGACCCTGACAAGGAAAAAAATAAAACCATTGAATTACTGGAGGGGGAATTGCCATCGCCGATTAACCCGCCTTCAGGTTGTGTTTTCAGGACTCGCTGCCCATTGGCAGATGAGGGGTGTGCCAAAACACGTCCGCTATTAGAGGGAAGCTTTAAACATGCGGTATCTTGTTTGAAAATCGACCCACTGTAA